In Paenibacillus sp. J23TS9, a single genomic region encodes these proteins:
- a CDS encoding carbohydrate ABC transporter permease encodes MDTNQRNLIYRILPYVILSFIGICFLLPLLWVLVASVDPNAMQSLKMPKQITAGNYMDVITSHENQRAYVIGLLMSLGQAVIVVLLALLAAYPLSRYQLKYKKPFMLTILFMTSLPITAVMVPVYQLFLSLKLYDNNVGVVLFYVASSMPYGIWMLKNFMDSVPGDLEEAAWVDGASVFAGIRKIIAPLMVPGICTVAIFTFSGSWGNFFVPYILLQTPEKFPASLKLYQFFGQYGMVDYGRLAAFSVLYALPSIVLYILSQRFMSKGFSMQGGTKG; translated from the coding sequence ATGGATACGAACCAGCGCAACCTCATATACCGAATCCTTCCTTACGTCATATTATCGTTCATCGGGATCTGTTTTCTGCTGCCGCTCCTGTGGGTGCTGGTGGCATCCGTGGATCCAAATGCGATGCAGTCTCTGAAAATGCCAAAGCAGATAACGGCGGGGAATTATATGGATGTGATCACCAGTCATGAAAATCAGCGTGCTTATGTGATCGGACTACTGATGTCACTTGGCCAAGCTGTCATTGTAGTACTGCTGGCACTGCTTGCCGCATATCCGTTGTCCCGGTATCAGTTGAAATACAAGAAGCCGTTTATGCTGACGATTCTGTTTATGACTTCACTTCCAATTACAGCGGTTATGGTACCGGTATATCAATTGTTTTTGAGCTTAAAGCTGTATGATAATAATGTGGGTGTTGTACTCTTTTACGTTGCATCGTCTATGCCATATGGAATCTGGATGCTCAAAAACTTCATGGATTCCGTTCCAGGAGACCTGGAAGAAGCAGCATGGGTAGATGGTGCCTCGGTATTTGCAGGAATCCGCAAAATCATTGCACCTCTGATGGTACCAGGGATTTGTACGGTAGCCATCTTTACCTTTTCCGGCAGTTGGGGGAATTTCTTCGTACCTTACATATTGCTGCAAACGCCTGAAAAGTTCCCGGCGTCTCTGAAGCTCTACCAGTTCTTCGGTCAATATGGCATGGTGGATTACGGCAGACTGGCGGCGTTCTCCGTGTTATATGCATTGCCTTCCATTGTGCTCTATATCCTGTCGCAGCGGTTTATGTCCAAAGGCTTTAGCATGCAGGGCGGGACGAAGGGGTAA
- a CDS encoding DUF1697 domain-containing protein yields MTVYAALLRGINVGGHNKIKMSELRDVLEAAGCKQVQTYIQSGNVVLTSELDASSLQRLIEDQIQSTFGFSISVVIRSSADFEAIMRQCPYKEETLLEGESIHVSMLSSVPHEDGLNRLAAAEKGNDEYTIIGPDVHLLFRKSIRDSKLAVHLAKLGTPGTVRNWNTMKKLSDMISNQER; encoded by the coding sequence ATGACTGTGTACGCTGCCCTGCTCCGCGGCATTAATGTCGGCGGACATAACAAGATTAAGATGTCTGAACTGAGGGATGTTTTGGAAGCAGCCGGCTGCAAGCAAGTACAAACCTACATACAAAGCGGAAATGTGGTGCTAACCTCTGAGCTTGATGCCTCTTCCCTCCAACGATTAATAGAAGACCAGATCCAAAGTACTTTTGGATTCAGCATTTCGGTCGTCATCCGCAGTTCTGCGGATTTCGAAGCCATTATGCGTCAGTGCCCCTACAAGGAAGAGACTCTCTTGGAAGGTGAATCTATCCATGTTTCGATGCTCTCCAGTGTTCCGCATGAAGATGGTCTCAACAGGCTGGCGGCTGCGGAAAAGGGTAATGATGAATATACAATTATCGGACCCGATGTTCATCTGCTCTTTCGCAAAAGCATTCGTGACTCCAAGCTGGCGGTGCATCTGGCCAAACTGGGGACACCCGGAACGGTCCGCAACTGGAATACAATGAAGAAGCTTTCAGATATGATCTCCAACCAGGAGCGATAA
- a CDS encoding copper amine oxidase N-terminal domain-containing protein, whose protein sequence is MSIKTKAVTVMTILSLTAVMSAGSVLTNANPVASAASSSVLRQKSGPIQVTLNGGSYIFENAPLMDKGTVYVPLRDLGEMLGIQVFWDITTKDISITYPGTLIHMPFGGKEAVINGKKVTLSTPARIIGGRAYLPLRFVSESLGINVQWNAAKRTVAVTYSSAYTTGIGVNTVVWLNRKTGEVLVAHPFNAKPVSIGKLDLDLKEHLSIDAQLLTDGGMMLTVIDNYGEPHIHNNVYTAYVKNNKIVKQAKAYYFKRFERSIVSYDNHPLLLDGKTLTVLDTEGTVVKTYDLPALGGKDEEYSVAAVSETFLIIRPNDTGLLTLINLKDNSRTLLYKELLTPEEQEYSEKNDIPYYGDELSFYGASENGILTFSYDSPLTGKNRKLHYTMKP, encoded by the coding sequence ATGTCAATCAAAACTAAAGCCGTGACGGTGATGACCATCTTAAGCTTGACCGCGGTTATGTCTGCAGGTTCTGTGTTAACAAATGCGAATCCAGTAGCATCAGCTGCATCTTCTTCGGTGTTACGCCAGAAGAGCGGTCCTATCCAAGTAACCTTAAATGGTGGAAGCTATATTTTTGAGAATGCTCCACTTATGGATAAAGGGACGGTGTATGTACCGCTCCGTGATCTGGGAGAAATGCTCGGCATCCAAGTATTTTGGGATATTACAACCAAGGATATTTCCATTACCTATCCTGGTACGCTGATCCATATGCCTTTTGGTGGCAAAGAAGCCGTGATTAACGGTAAGAAAGTAACGCTGAGCACTCCTGCCCGCATCATCGGTGGGCGAGCCTATCTACCGCTGCGGTTTGTATCGGAATCGCTCGGTATTAACGTGCAGTGGAACGCAGCTAAGCGCACGGTAGCAGTCACATATTCCTCAGCATATACCACAGGGATCGGAGTAAATACGGTTGTGTGGTTAAACCGGAAAACCGGTGAGGTTCTCGTAGCACACCCATTTAATGCCAAGCCGGTATCCATTGGAAAACTGGACTTGGATCTAAAGGAGCATTTGAGCATCGATGCGCAGCTTTTAACAGACGGGGGAATGATGTTAACCGTTATCGATAACTATGGCGAACCTCATATTCATAATAATGTCTACACGGCCTATGTTAAAAATAACAAGATCGTGAAGCAGGCCAAAGCCTATTACTTTAAGCGGTTTGAACGGAGTATCGTATCTTATGATAATCATCCGCTGCTGCTGGACGGGAAGACGCTAACAGTATTGGACACTGAAGGTACGGTAGTCAAAACCTATGATCTGCCAGCACTCGGCGGCAAGGATGAGGAATATTCGGTTGCTGCCGTTAGCGAAACATTTCTGATCATTCGCCCCAATGATACCGGACTGTTAACGCTCATTAATCTGAAGGATAACTCTCGAACCTTGCTGTATAAAGAGCTCCTCACACCGGAAGAGCAGGAGTATTCCGAGAAAAATGATATTCCTTATTACGGGGATGAATTGAGTTTTTACGGAGCTTCAGAGAATGGAATCTTAACTTTTTCATATGATAGTCCTTTAACAGGAAAGAATCGGAAACTGCACTACACCATGAAACCATAG
- a CDS encoding HAD-IIB family hydrolase, which yields MKFVFDLDGTICFQGKPLSKVIVEALEELARHDHEIIFASARPIRDLLPVLPPQMQAYPMVGGNGAFVAKDNHIISTVHFEEDVKNHILSMIQLQNLKYLIDSEWDYAFTGNEDHPIRRNVDPEKRAKQIPLASMDIIMKMVLLEIPDPGLIMNQLSALPVVVHVHGNEGILDISPPGIDKWSGLMKLGVEDQSYVAFGNDANDITMFQHAHTSVMIGSHKELGSYASEQVPADAAIIAQRLLAFCEINECLTT from the coding sequence ATGAAGTTCGTGTTTGATCTGGACGGAACGATTTGTTTTCAAGGAAAACCACTAAGCAAAGTCATCGTTGAGGCACTGGAGGAGCTGGCGCGCCATGATCATGAGATTATTTTTGCTTCTGCCCGCCCGATTCGTGACCTGCTCCCTGTCCTTCCACCGCAGATGCAGGCTTATCCGATGGTTGGTGGAAACGGCGCGTTCGTCGCTAAAGATAACCATATCATTTCAACCGTTCATTTTGAAGAAGACGTAAAAAACCATATTCTCTCGATGATTCAACTTCAAAACCTGAAATACTTAATTGACAGCGAATGGGACTATGCCTTTACTGGAAATGAGGACCATCCCATCAGACGCAATGTCGATCCAGAGAAGCGGGCAAAACAGATTCCTTTGGCTTCCATGGATATCATCATGAAAATGGTTTTGCTGGAAATACCCGACCCTGGACTAATCATGAATCAGCTATCGGCATTGCCGGTGGTTGTGCATGTGCATGGGAATGAAGGGATTCTGGATATCAGTCCTCCTGGGATTGATAAATGGAGCGGACTTATGAAGCTGGGAGTCGAAGACCAATCCTATGTTGCTTTCGGCAATGACGCGAACGATATTACCATGTTTCAGCATGCCCATACTTCGGTCATGATCGGCAGCCATAAGGAGCTGGGAAGCTATGCATCCGAGCAAGTACCCGCCGATGCAGCGATAATTGCACAAAGATTGCTGGCTTTTTGCGAGATAAATGAATGTTTGACGACATAG
- a CDS encoding cyclic nucleotide-binding domain-containing protein: MKIIHDTELLHSKLQHFDIPSLFTCKDGIPFELRSYEKQELVLEEGEQMDAILFLVEGKVKISSSVQTGKALLLRFCEPFAIMGDIELIQKVVVQSQVEAVERTYCVAVPFRYIYEHLITDPKFLMSLLTHVTYKLQTCTTASRVNLLASVENRFASYMLTTLEKENEFGKEIRTTNTHEIADLIGTTSRHLNRVILKLSEQGLIRREGDIVQVVDQIRLAEITQGLRYE; encoded by the coding sequence ATGAAAATCATACACGATACAGAGCTTTTACACTCTAAATTGCAGCATTTCGATATCCCGAGTCTATTTACTTGTAAGGACGGTATTCCTTTTGAGCTCCGTAGTTATGAGAAACAAGAGCTTGTACTCGAAGAAGGAGAGCAGATGGATGCCATCTTGTTCCTTGTGGAGGGTAAGGTGAAAATTTCATCCAGCGTTCAGACGGGAAAGGCGCTGCTGCTGCGCTTTTGTGAGCCTTTTGCGATTATGGGTGACATTGAGCTCATTCAAAAAGTCGTAGTACAGTCGCAGGTTGAAGCCGTCGAACGGACCTACTGTGTTGCGGTGCCTTTTAGGTACATATATGAGCATCTCATTACCGATCCAAAGTTTTTAATGTCCTTGCTCACGCATGTTACTTATAAACTTCAGACCTGCACAACGGCTTCACGCGTGAATTTATTAGCTTCGGTCGAAAACCGTTTTGCCAGCTATATGCTGACTACACTGGAGAAGGAGAACGAATTCGGCAAAGAAATCCGGACAACAAACACCCATGAGATTGCGGATTTGATCGGCACGACATCGAGGCATCTGAACAGAGTGATTTTGAAATTATCCGAGCAGGGTCTCATTCGCAGGGAAGGGGACATTGTTCAAGTAGTTGATCAGATTCGGCTGGCTGAAATTACGCAGGGTCTTCGCTATGAATAA
- a CDS encoding diadenylate cyclase — protein sequence MDRNYCTGDYPLLRNDLTDKLTHIATILDHDIATLEQNDIQILNDIEEITKGLSELESITSTYFLNCLLTEYTNYSKEISRSIHKMSLKGQTALIVLEKNDPVAPLIKDGTPINAKISSQLIESIFHPESQLSHGAVLIQSDMVVSASNVLPVSSQIFWDRFFDIRELSALGLSELCDALILLISKDKSTLFCLNGNLFPFSTSSP from the coding sequence ATGGACAGAAATTACTGTACCGGAGATTATCCGTTGTTACGAAACGATCTGACGGACAAGCTTACACATATTGCAACAATTCTAGACCATGATATCGCTACACTCGAACAGAATGATATACAAATTTTGAATGATATCGAGGAGATCACTAAGGGATTGTCTGAATTGGAATCCATCACATCCACTTATTTTTTGAACTGCCTTCTTACCGAGTATACGAATTATAGTAAAGAGATCTCCCGTTCAATCCATAAAATGAGTTTGAAAGGTCAAACAGCGCTGATCGTACTTGAAAAAAACGATCCTGTTGCTCCTCTGATCAAAGACGGAACGCCTATAAACGCCAAAATATCAAGCCAGCTGATCGAGTCCATTTTCCATCCGGAAAGCCAATTATCTCATGGAGCGGTGCTCATACAATCCGATATGGTGGTATCCGCATCGAATGTGCTGCCGGTATCTAGCCAGATCTTTTGGGATCGCTTCTTCGATATTCGCGAGCTTTCTGCCCTTGGACTATCTGAACTATGCGATGCGTTGATTTTACTCATTTCCAAAGACAAATCGACGTTGTTTTGTTTGAATGGAAATCTGTTCCCTTTCTCAACGAGTTCCCCTTAA
- the cdaS gene encoding sporulation-specific diadenylate cyclase CdaS, which produces MESEEKCRDLTPQMHEIKTRLVSISKDIHALIASLDQEDIDILKDIKTLSKKLTDMANMASSYHLNRLLAPYTHKCNIIFNAVRQLSSKRKGALIVIQRQDPIEDLITKGIPLSAEISSLLLDSIFHVGTPLHDGAVLIQNDIIFSAANILPLTRKTYKHVKLGTRHRAAIGLSEKSDALIFVVSEETGKESFAYHGSIYTFQVPT; this is translated from the coding sequence ATGGAATCGGAAGAGAAGTGCAGAGATTTAACTCCGCAAATGCATGAAATTAAAACGCGGCTAGTGAGCATATCCAAGGACATCCATGCTTTAATCGCCTCCTTGGATCAAGAGGACATCGATATATTAAAGGATATTAAAACACTTTCGAAAAAATTAACGGATATGGCCAACATGGCGTCTTCATATCATTTAAACCGCCTACTGGCTCCTTACACCCATAAATGTAATATCATTTTCAACGCTGTACGACAATTAAGCTCCAAACGCAAAGGAGCACTGATCGTCATCCAAAGGCAAGATCCGATTGAGGATCTGATTACGAAAGGTATCCCCCTCTCCGCAGAAATTTCAAGCTTGCTATTAGATTCCATTTTTCATGTGGGCACCCCACTCCATGATGGAGCCGTTTTGATTCAGAATGATATCATTTTTTCAGCAGCGAATATCCTTCCGCTCACCCGCAAAACCTATAAACATGTAAAATTAGGAACCCGTCACCGTGCGGCCATTGGTTTGTCGGAGAAATCGGATGCATTAATTTTTGTCGTATCCGAAGAGACAGGCAAAGAATCGTTTGCTTATCATGGATCGATTTATACTTTTCAAGTTCCAACATGA
- a CDS encoding NADPH-dependent FMN reductase produces the protein MSKLNIGIILGSTRQGRLSPQVGEWVKQIADERGDANYEIVDIADYKLPLLGEADATEQATAWNTKLAGLDGFVFIVQEYNHSITASLKNALDFARDAWNNKAAGIVSYGSVGGARAAEHLRGILGELSVADVRVHPALSLFTDFENGTVFKPADLHLININGMLDQVLAWSGALKVLR, from the coding sequence ATGTCCAAATTAAATATCGGCATTATCCTGGGCAGCACCCGTCAAGGTCGCTTGAGCCCACAAGTCGGTGAATGGGTGAAACAAATCGCCGATGAGCGCGGTGACGCGAATTATGAAATCGTAGATATCGCCGATTATAAACTCCCGCTATTGGGAGAAGCCGATGCTACAGAACAAGCGACAGCTTGGAATACCAAACTTGCAGGTTTGGACGGTTTCGTATTCATCGTGCAGGAATACAACCACAGCATCACCGCTTCCCTCAAAAACGCACTGGATTTCGCGCGTGATGCATGGAACAATAAAGCTGCCGGAATCGTAAGCTATGGTTCGGTCGGTGGTGCTCGTGCCGCAGAGCATCTGCGCGGCATTTTGGGAGAATTGTCCGTTGCGGACGTCCGCGTTCATCCAGCGCTATCGTTGTTTACTGATTTTGAGAACGGAACGGTTTTCAAGCCGGCGGATCTTCATCTCATCAATATTAATGGAATGCTGGACCAAGTACTCGCTTGGAGCGGTGCTTTGAAAGTCCTTCGCTAA
- a CDS encoding tyrosine-type recombinase/integrase: MSDKDDSYDEYKEAFLIWMKDAGYTQHTQKSYLGDVSQFLDSIGDKKLEQLKKIHVMSYLSSVREQGVSDTTRNRKHAAVNSFFKALIELEMADTNPAAGIKKSKTDKNRTPVYLDEQQLPRFLESVEGKYRSRNVAVFLLMAYMGLRVGEVHTLNLTDYNRERHTLDVFGKGRKWRTLPVPEAVGVMLDRAILERITPWRKKEDALFISQKGQRLSIRNIQQIAADTFDRYQSDVPERQRIPYSSHKLRHSFATMLLRKGADLRTVQELLGHSSIQTTTVYTHVTSREKEEAISRLEVVLPF; encoded by the coding sequence ATGAGTGATAAGGATGACAGCTATGACGAATATAAAGAAGCTTTTCTAATCTGGATGAAGGATGCGGGATACACGCAGCATACTCAAAAGTCTTACCTCGGCGATGTTTCCCAGTTTCTCGATTCGATTGGAGATAAGAAACTGGAGCAGCTCAAAAAAATCCATGTGATGTCCTATCTTTCCTCAGTGCGTGAGCAAGGGGTCAGCGATACCACAAGAAACCGGAAGCATGCGGCGGTGAATAGTTTTTTCAAAGCGCTAATAGAGCTCGAAATGGCGGATACCAATCCGGCGGCGGGGATCAAAAAATCCAAAACGGATAAAAATCGAACACCTGTGTATCTTGATGAACAGCAGCTGCCACGGTTTCTGGAAAGTGTGGAAGGCAAGTACCGTTCTCGGAATGTAGCCGTATTTTTACTCATGGCTTATATGGGACTTCGCGTTGGAGAGGTACACACATTGAACCTGACCGATTACAATCGAGAGCGGCATACACTCGACGTATTCGGCAAAGGCAGGAAGTGGCGGACACTTCCGGTGCCTGAAGCGGTCGGAGTGATGCTGGACCGGGCCATTCTTGAGCGGATCACGCCTTGGCGTAAGAAGGAAGATGCGCTTTTTATTTCACAAAAAGGGCAGCGGCTCTCGATCCGCAACATCCAGCAGATTGCCGCGGATACGTTTGACAGGTACCAATCCGATGTGCCGGAACGTCAGCGTATTCCCTATTCCAGCCATAAGCTCCGGCATTCATTCGCCACCATGCTTCTCCGCAAGGGAGCAGACCTGCGAACGGTGCAGGAGCTTCTCGGACATTCATCCATTCAGACGACGACGGTATATACCCATGTCACCAGCAGAGAGAAGGAAGAGGCCATTTCGCGGCTTGAGGTTGTTCTTCCGTTTTAA
- a CDS encoding SOS response-associated peptidase — MCQRYSMAADLPVVLEHFQVDRVMYYYQNRYNISPTQSAPVLLQHHGERVLDEFRWGFIPYWGKDAVNADLRTVKENPTYRKMIEKQRCVIPCNGFYYWKKEGKKMHPVRVVLKNRGMFGVAGLYEIWKDYKGDPLRTCTLVMTDANRLIGNFEENRMPAILPEEAIKDWLNEENTAFHSLSSLLQTYSEDEMEAYPVTPLIGNDDHDNSECIREMDLRTAWVKQ, encoded by the coding sequence ATGTGCCAGCGTTATTCAATGGCGGCCGATCTGCCGGTCGTGCTGGAGCATTTTCAAGTTGACCGAGTAATGTACTATTATCAGAACCGCTATAATATCAGTCCAACCCAGTCTGCTCCTGTCCTGCTTCAGCATCATGGAGAGCGTGTTCTGGATGAATTCCGCTGGGGCTTTATTCCTTACTGGGGAAAGGATGCGGTGAACGCAGATCTTCGTACGGTGAAGGAGAATCCCACATACCGCAAAATGATTGAGAAACAGCGATGCGTCATTCCATGCAATGGTTTTTACTATTGGAAAAAGGAAGGCAAGAAAATGCATCCTGTACGTGTAGTCCTGAAAAACCGTGGGATGTTCGGTGTCGCAGGGCTGTATGAGATATGGAAGGACTATAAGGGAGATCCGCTGCGGACCTGTACGCTGGTCATGACAGACGCCAATCGCCTGATTGGTAATTTTGAGGAAAACCGCATGCCGGCCATTTTGCCGGAGGAAGCGATAAAGGACTGGCTTAATGAAGAAAATACGGCATTTCACTCGTTAAGCTCACTCCTGCAGACCTATTCGGAAGATGAGATGGAGGCGTATCCTGTAACTCCGCTCATCGGTAATGATGATCATGATAATTCCGAATGCATCCGGGAAATGGATCTGCGTACGGCTTGGGTGAAGCAGTAA
- a CDS encoding nitroreductase family protein, whose protein sequence is MSSPVIEALKKRRSIYGISKENVSTDERIQQIIEETVKYVPSSFNSQTSRVVLLLGANHDKLWDMTKETLRKVMNNEEAFKNTDQKIESFKSGYGTVLFFEDMDIVKNLQDQFALYKDNFPVWANQTSGMIQLIVWTLLEQEGLGASLQHYNPLIDEQVQKEWKLPASWKLIAQMPFGKPTATAGEKEFMPIEERVKVIK, encoded by the coding sequence ATGTCCAGTCCAGTGATCGAAGCCTTGAAGAAGAGACGCTCCATTTATGGTATCAGCAAAGAAAATGTAAGCACCGATGAACGGATACAGCAAATTATCGAAGAAACCGTGAAATATGTTCCGTCTTCGTTTAACTCGCAAACATCTCGCGTCGTTCTGCTTCTTGGAGCTAACCACGACAAATTATGGGATATGACGAAGGAAACGCTCCGTAAAGTCATGAATAACGAGGAAGCGTTTAAGAATACCGATCAAAAAATCGAATCCTTCAAAAGTGGTTACGGTACGGTTCTGTTTTTTGAGGATATGGATATCGTTAAGAATCTTCAGGATCAGTTTGCGCTCTACAAAGACAACTTTCCGGTCTGGGCCAACCAAACTTCGGGTATGATTCAGCTTATCGTATGGACTTTGCTTGAACAGGAAGGCCTGGGGGCATCTCTGCAGCATTACAATCCGCTCATTGATGAACAGGTACAGAAGGAATGGAAGCTTCCGGCTTCATGGAAACTGATCGCTCAAATGCCTTTTGGCAAACCAACGGCTACTGCAGGTGAGAAAGAGTTCATGCCGATTGAAGAACGTGTAAAAGTGATAAAATAA
- a CDS encoding amino acid permease, with product MDIFRKKTVGSLEESAGKLNRTLSALDLTALGVGAIIGTGIFVLTGVAAAVHAGPGLIISFAIAALTCVLSALCYSEFASSVPVSGSAYAYSYVAFGEIIAWILGWDLILEYGVAAAAVASGWSSYFTGLLDGFGLHLPAAISGAYDASKGSIIDLPAVIIIFVITYLLNRGIKETARFNGIMVIVKLLVVLLFIGVGAFYVKPVNWSPFLPFGVGGVINGAATVFFAYIGFDAVATAAEEVKRPQRDLPIGIIASLAICTLLYITVSLVLTGIVPYSSLNVGDPVAFALRFVNQNMLAGLTSVGAIAGMTTVLLVMLFGMTRLLFAISRDGLLTSKLSNVSGKAQTPTQSTWVTGTLIAILTGFVPLNKLANLTSIGTLFAFAVVSLGIIALRRNNAGNKSGFKVPWVPYLPLLSAAACIYLMINLQAITWIGFVIWMIVGLLIYFLYGKKHSVLNNGSEKADL from the coding sequence ATGGATATTTTTCGAAAAAAAACGGTTGGAAGCTTGGAAGAATCGGCTGGAAAGCTCAATAGAACATTAAGTGCACTGGATTTGACGGCGCTTGGGGTAGGAGCCATTATCGGTACGGGTATTTTTGTCCTGACTGGAGTAGCCGCTGCGGTGCACGCCGGACCGGGTCTTATTATTTCATTTGCCATTGCGGCGCTTACTTGTGTTTTATCGGCACTCTGTTATTCGGAATTTGCATCCAGTGTCCCGGTTTCGGGGAGTGCTTACGCGTACAGCTATGTAGCATTCGGTGAAATTATTGCATGGATACTCGGATGGGATCTGATACTGGAATACGGTGTAGCTGCAGCGGCTGTGGCGAGTGGTTGGTCATCTTATTTTACAGGTCTGCTGGACGGATTCGGACTTCATTTGCCTGCTGCGATCTCGGGGGCTTATGATGCATCCAAAGGTTCAATCATTGATTTGCCAGCGGTGATCATTATTTTCGTAATTACTTATTTACTGAACAGAGGCATTAAAGAAACGGCTAGATTTAACGGCATCATGGTCATTGTTAAGCTGCTCGTCGTACTGCTGTTTATTGGCGTAGGCGCATTCTATGTGAAGCCGGTCAACTGGTCGCCATTCCTTCCTTTTGGGGTCGGAGGAGTGATTAACGGGGCAGCAACGGTATTTTTCGCATATATCGGTTTTGATGCCGTTGCGACAGCTGCAGAAGAGGTGAAGAGACCACAGCGTGATCTGCCGATTGGCATCATTGCCTCACTGGCAATTTGTACGCTGCTGTACATTACGGTGTCTTTGGTTCTGACGGGAATCGTGCCTTATTCTTCGCTGAATGTGGGGGATCCGGTAGCTTTTGCGCTGCGATTCGTGAATCAGAATATGTTAGCCGGACTCACATCCGTAGGTGCAATTGCCGGGATGACCACCGTTTTGCTGGTAATGCTGTTCGGAATGACCCGATTGCTCTTTGCGATTTCCCGGGATGGCTTGCTTACAAGCAAACTATCCAATGTCAGCGGTAAAGCCCAAACACCAACGCAAAGCACCTGGGTGACGGGTACGCTCATCGCAATACTTACCGGCTTTGTGCCTCTGAACAAACTGGCAAACCTGACGAGTATCGGAACGTTGTTTGCTTTTGCTGTAGTTTCTTTGGGAATTATTGCACTGCGAAGAAACAATGCAGGGAATAAAAGTGGATTCAAAGTACCATGGGTGCCTTATTTGCCACTGCTAAGTGCAGCAGCATGTATCTATTTAATGATTAATTTACAGGCGATTACCTGGATCGGATTTGTAATTTGGATGATCGTGGGGCTGCTGATATACTTCTTGTACGGTAAAAAGCATAGTGTACTCAACAATGGTTCTGAAAAAGCCGATTTATAG